Proteins from a single region of Pseudomonadota bacterium:
- a CDS encoding helix-turn-helix domain-containing protein, with protein MRDDLDSYLIKALARALEPAVSEAVKQSVARAIDPTIVNLIQYTVGKELEGSLRVNLERTLKDLTNEAAKRTSMTDGPATQPLPSDRFLTVKEAAQYLSIGKSTLWRRVKSGELPLYKVGQRARRFRLEDVESLVRRL; from the coding sequence ATGCGCGACGATCTCGATTCCTACCTGATCAAAGCCCTCGCCCGCGCCCTCGAACCCGCCGTCTCCGAGGCGGTCAAGCAGTCGGTAGCACGGGCTATCGACCCGACCATCGTCAACCTGATCCAGTACACCGTGGGAAAGGAACTCGAAGGCTCGCTTCGCGTGAACCTGGAACGCACGCTGAAGGACCTGACCAACGAGGCGGCGAAGCGCACCAGCATGACGGACGGGCCCGCGACCCAGCCGCTGCCCTCGGACCGGTTCCTCACCGTCAAGGAGGCGGCCCAGTACCTCTCCATCGGTAAATCGACGCTGTGGCGGCGCGTGAAGAGCGGCGAGTTGCCCTTGTACAAGGTCGGGCAGCGCGCCCGCCGGTTTCGGCTGGAGGACGTCGAGTCGCTGGTGAGGAGGCTGTAG